In Synechococcus sp. CB0101, a genomic segment contains:
- a CDS encoding B12-binding domain-containing radical SAM protein has translation MRTLLIYPEFPKTFWSYEKILELVNRKVLLPPLGMVTVAALLPQHWEMKLVDRNVREVTEAEWDWAELVVISGMIVQKTDMAVQIARAKQRGLPVAVGGPFASSTPDAPELELADFKVLDEGEITLPMFIEAIERGESGGRFSANGDKPDVTGTPIPRFDLLELDAYDSMSVQFSRGCPFQCEFCDIIVLYGRKPRTKTPEQLVAELQCLYDLGWRRAIFLVDDNFIGNKRNAKLLLPAIKEWQIERGYPFSFTTEASVDLASDDEMMRMMAEARFEAVFLGIETPDEASLSVAGKHQNTRSSLEESVDRITSYGIRVMAGFIIGFDGEKTGAGDRIVRFVSRTGIPAAMMGMLQALPNTGLWHRLEKEGRLIQEKADAKGVNQTNLLNFVPTRPIRDIANEYVDAFCRLYEPNAYIDRVTHYYANKVGAPRWKAFFKPEKSDKPALPPMTDVKALATVLWRQGFKRNTRFRFWRSLARVARRNPASFEQYVVTLAHNEHFQEYRAVVTREIQEQLACLPPEPPSTPAAPTRELQPV, from the coding sequence ATGCGCACACTGCTGATCTACCCGGAGTTCCCCAAGACCTTCTGGAGCTACGAGAAGATCCTTGAGCTGGTGAACCGCAAAGTGCTCCTCCCGCCCCTGGGGATGGTGACTGTGGCGGCGTTGCTCCCGCAGCACTGGGAGATGAAGCTGGTGGATCGCAATGTGCGCGAAGTCACCGAGGCCGAGTGGGACTGGGCTGAGCTCGTGGTGATCTCCGGAATGATCGTGCAGAAGACCGACATGGCCGTGCAAATCGCTCGGGCCAAGCAGCGGGGCTTGCCGGTGGCCGTGGGCGGCCCCTTCGCCAGCTCCACCCCGGATGCTCCTGAGCTGGAGCTCGCCGATTTCAAGGTGCTCGATGAGGGTGAAATCACCCTGCCGATGTTCATCGAAGCGATTGAACGGGGCGAATCTGGCGGGCGCTTTTCCGCCAATGGCGACAAACCGGATGTAACCGGCACGCCGATCCCGCGCTTCGATCTGCTCGAGCTCGACGCCTACGACTCGATGAGCGTGCAGTTCTCGCGGGGCTGCCCGTTCCAGTGCGAGTTCTGCGACATCATCGTGCTCTACGGCCGCAAGCCGCGCACCAAAACTCCTGAACAGTTGGTGGCCGAGCTGCAGTGCCTCTACGACCTGGGCTGGCGCAGGGCCATCTTCCTGGTGGACGACAACTTCATCGGCAACAAACGCAACGCCAAGTTGCTGCTGCCGGCGATCAAGGAATGGCAAATCGAACGGGGCTATCCCTTCAGCTTCACCACCGAAGCCTCCGTGGATCTCGCCTCCGACGATGAGATGATGCGGATGATGGCCGAGGCCCGCTTTGAAGCGGTGTTTCTCGGCATCGAAACCCCCGATGAAGCCAGCCTCTCCGTGGCGGGCAAACACCAGAACACCCGCAGCTCGCTGGAAGAATCCGTGGATCGGATTACCAGCTATGGCATCCGGGTGATGGCGGGCTTCATCATCGGCTTCGATGGCGAGAAGACTGGTGCCGGCGACCGGATCGTGCGCTTCGTGAGCCGCACGGGTATTCCCGCCGCGATGATGGGCATGCTGCAGGCTCTACCCAACACAGGCCTCTGGCACCGCCTGGAGAAAGAAGGCCGGCTGATCCAGGAAAAGGCTGACGCCAAGGGGGTGAATCAGACCAACCTGCTCAACTTCGTGCCGACCCGGCCGATCCGCGATATCGCCAACGAATACGTGGATGCCTTCTGCCGGCTCTACGAACCGAACGCCTACATCGACCGCGTCACGCACTACTACGCCAACAAGGTGGGTGCCCCCCGCTGGAAGGCCTTCTTCAAACCCGAAAAGTCCGACAAACCAGCGCTTCCACCGATGACCGATGTGAAGGCTTTGGCCACGGTGCTCTGGCGGCAAGGCTTCAAGCGCAACACGCGCTTCCGCTTCTGGCGCTCGCTGGCGCGGGTGGCCCGCCGCAACCCGGCCAGCTTCGAGCAATACGTGGTCACCCTCGCCCACAACGAGCACTTCCAGGAGTACCGGGCCGTGGTGACCCGGGAAATCCAGGAGCAGCTGGCCTGCCTCCCGCCCGAACCACCCTCCACTCCGGCCGCGCCCACCCGCGAACTGCAACCGGTCTGA
- the psbU gene encoding photosystem II complex extrinsic protein PsbU has protein sequence MKRLVSWLMSGVLLASLLFGLVMAPAAQAADLSNVADEKIAERGDKVDLNNCSVRRFQAFPGMYPTLAGKIVLGGPYTSVDDLFNLDLTDRQKELVEKYKDNFTVTPASIALNEGFDRINDGQYR, from the coding sequence ATGAAACGGCTGGTTTCGTGGCTCATGAGTGGCGTGCTGCTGGCCAGCCTGCTCTTCGGCCTGGTGATGGCACCCGCAGCCCAGGCCGCCGATCTCAGCAACGTTGCCGACGAGAAGATCGCCGAGCGCGGCGACAAGGTGGACCTGAACAACTGCTCGGTCCGCCGCTTCCAGGCCTTCCCTGGGATGTACCCCACCCTCGCCGGCAAAATCGTGCTGGGAGGCCCGTACACCAGTGTTGATGATCTGTTCAACCTGGATCTGACCGACCGCCAGAAGGAACTGGTGGAGAAGTACAAGGACAACTTCACCGTGACCCCGGCTTCGATCGCCCTGAACGAAGGATTCGATCGCATCAACGACGGCCAGTACCGCTGA
- a CDS encoding DUF4346 domain-containing protein, translating into MTSFSVEQRRSLDERLSQRFIALDPAGYFLIKLDLDAGELIAEHYGNGIDERGLATDPDTGEVISCRGAGPREPLRVYRGRSAKELGMALTEGEGPFPISCLDHALYLGRELQKAERCLEEGSPYIQD; encoded by the coding sequence ATGACGAGCTTTTCAGTGGAGCAGCGCCGCAGCCTCGATGAGCGGCTCTCGCAGCGCTTCATCGCCCTCGATCCGGCCGGCTATTTCCTGATCAAGCTCGACCTGGATGCTGGTGAGCTGATTGCTGAGCACTACGGCAACGGCATCGATGAGCGAGGCCTCGCCACCGACCCGGACACCGGTGAGGTGATCAGCTGCCGCGGCGCAGGCCCACGCGAACCCCTGAGGGTGTATCGCGGACGCTCCGCCAAGGAGCTGGGCATGGCCCTCACCGAAGGCGAAGGCCCCTTCCCGATCAGCTGCCTGGATCACGCCCTCTATTTGGGCCGGGAACTTCAGAAAGCCGAGCGTTGCCTGGAGGAGGGCAGCCCCTACATCCAGGACTAG
- a CDS encoding MFS transporter, with protein MIEALGRLRRRLTRHQRTTFLLASGLSTAGSFAGLTAKGWLLMEGAGNPFLLAANFALLTLPTLLVSGPAGVLTDRLGSERVLIRAQWALLAAAVLGAIAIPISSGGQQDALLLLSTLGVGVASTYELTARNKYVALLVDEPEQLGPYLASFSVIFNVGKLVGPPIGGLLLAATGPTLALSLDAATYLLPITTLLWLMAPYRERERRSHRGSGASLVTAWRDCGPALRHVLLFCGLACVVGFFHPGLAPLMALKLLGPSPLALGLFTSLIACGSISAGVVLQRNAQALSRRPGLLLGGSTVITALGQLGLALPAPQQWGLAMAFLIGAGTASLLAGTNLIIQVHAPQVIRGRMAGLGQIAFLGGGGISGLIAAGLTVWLPGGLWSCFALLGSMGAALGAAELLRQGRMRLA; from the coding sequence TTGATCGAAGCACTCGGACGGCTACGCCGCCGGCTCACCCGCCATCAGCGCACCACCTTTCTGCTGGCTTCCGGCCTGAGCACAGCGGGCTCCTTCGCAGGGCTTACCGCTAAGGGCTGGCTGCTGATGGAGGGAGCTGGCAATCCCTTCCTGCTGGCTGCGAATTTCGCCCTGCTCACCTTGCCCACGCTGCTAGTAAGCGGGCCGGCTGGGGTGCTGACCGATCGGCTCGGCAGCGAGCGGGTGCTGATCCGCGCCCAGTGGGCGCTGTTAGCTGCCGCGGTGCTCGGCGCCATCGCCATCCCCATCAGCAGCGGCGGCCAACAAGATGCGCTGCTGCTGCTCAGCACGCTGGGGGTCGGGGTGGCCAGCACCTACGAGCTCACCGCCCGCAATAAATACGTGGCCCTGCTGGTGGATGAGCCGGAGCAGCTGGGGCCCTATCTGGCCAGCTTCTCGGTGATCTTCAACGTGGGCAAGTTGGTGGGGCCGCCGATCGGTGGCCTTCTGCTGGCGGCCACCGGGCCCACGCTCGCGTTGAGCCTGGATGCCGCCACCTATCTCCTGCCGATCACCACCCTGCTCTGGCTGATGGCTCCTTACCGCGAACGGGAACGGCGCAGTCACCGCGGCAGTGGCGCGAGTCTGGTCACCGCCTGGCGCGACTGCGGCCCCGCCCTGCGCCATGTGCTGCTGTTCTGCGGCCTGGCCTGTGTGGTGGGCTTCTTCCATCCCGGCCTGGCGCCGTTGATGGCCCTCAAGCTGCTGGGCCCCAGCCCGCTGGCCTTGGGGCTGTTTACCAGCTTGATCGCTTGCGGCAGCATCAGCGCCGGGGTGGTGCTGCAGCGCAATGCCCAAGCGCTGAGCCGGCGCCCTGGCCTCCTGCTTGGCGGCAGCACCGTGATCACAGCCCTCGGTCAGCTGGGCCTGGCGTTACCGGCTCCGCAGCAATGGGGTCTAGCGATGGCCTTCCTGATCGGAGCCGGTACCGCTTCGCTGCTGGCGGGAACCAACTTGATCATTCAAGTGCACGCTCCCCAGGTGATCCGCGGCCGCATGGCCGGCCTGGGCCAGATTGCGTTTTTGGGAGGCGGCGGCATCAGCGGGCTGATCGCTGCTGGCCTCACCGTTTGGCTTCCTGGAGGGCTGTGGAGCTGCTTTGCGCTCCTGGGAAGCATGGGTGCAGCACTGGGTGCTGCGGAACTGCTGCGTCAGGGGCGCATGCGCCTGGCCTGA
- a CDS encoding undecaprenyl-diphosphate phosphatase: protein MFAAIPPTDQLGVLQACWRFFVLGVVQGLTEFLPISSTAHLKVVPVLLGWGDPGVAVTAVIQLGSILAVVGFFRDDLRQVLMGVGQGLRQRRWDDPQARLGLAIALGTIPILVAGLAIKLWVPNFDQSPLRSLTSIALVSIVMALLLALAERIGCRRRLLEQVAVRDGVWVGLAQALALIPGVSRSGSTLTAALLDGWKRPDAARFSFLLGIPAITLAGLVELKDAFSQPIAGGVLPLMVGIATSAVVSWLAIAWLLRFLQHHSTWWFVGYRLFFGVGLLLWVGRLAG, encoded by the coding sequence GTGTTCGCTGCCATCCCCCCGACCGATCAGCTCGGGGTGCTTCAAGCCTGCTGGCGCTTTTTCGTCTTGGGCGTGGTGCAGGGGCTCACGGAATTCCTGCCGATCAGCAGCACCGCCCACTTGAAGGTGGTGCCCGTGCTGTTGGGCTGGGGAGATCCAGGCGTGGCGGTGACCGCCGTGATCCAGCTCGGCAGCATCCTGGCGGTGGTGGGCTTCTTTCGCGACGACCTGCGCCAGGTGTTGATGGGCGTTGGTCAAGGCTTGCGCCAGCGCCGCTGGGACGATCCCCAGGCCAGGCTCGGCTTGGCGATCGCCCTCGGCACGATCCCGATCCTCGTGGCGGGCCTGGCGATCAAGCTCTGGGTGCCCAATTTTGACCAGTCGCCCCTGCGCAGCCTTACCTCGATTGCGCTGGTGTCGATCGTGATGGCCCTGCTGCTGGCCCTGGCAGAGCGCATCGGTTGCCGCCGCCGCTTGCTGGAGCAGGTGGCCGTTCGCGATGGCGTGTGGGTGGGCCTGGCTCAGGCCCTGGCGTTGATTCCGGGTGTGTCCCGCTCCGGTAGCACCCTCACCGCGGCGCTGTTGGATGGCTGGAAGCGCCCCGATGCCGCCCGCTTTTCGTTTTTGTTGGGCATTCCAGCGATCACCCTGGCTGGCCTGGTGGAGCTCAAAGATGCTTTCAGCCAGCCCATTGCTGGCGGCGTGCTGCCCCTGATGGTGGGCATCGCCACCTCAGCGGTGGTGTCGTGGCTGGCGATTGCCTGGTTGCTGCGCTTCCTGCAGCACCACAGCACCTGGTGGTTTGTGGGTTACCGGCTCTTCTTCGGCGTTGGCCTGCTGCTCTGGGTTGGTCGCCTGGCGGGCTGA
- a CDS encoding vitamin K epoxide reductase family protein, with protein sequence MTSSRLSERLAGQRRRGDSGSKWIRVAMAVLATIGAIDTGSITLKKWGVLASLSCNSQGFFGCNGCEKVLSSDWGSLLGQPLSLFGFLAYAAMLLMAVVPLVLQGEARQNLAQPSWWGMALLGTGMTVFSAVLIGVMAFAIRDCCPFCILSALLSTALLVLSLLGGDWEDRGQLIFRGLITALVVGVIGLGWAASVGQPAVETGKGVPPPVRAESTAATIALAEQLTAKGAKMYTAYWCPHCHDQKELFGREATEKLTVIECAPDGRNSQKELCDAKKIEGYPTWEINGSLDSGVKPLLKLAELIGYKGPALN encoded by the coding sequence GTGACCTCCTCCCGCCTCAGTGAGCGCCTAGCCGGTCAGCGGCGTCGCGGCGACTCCGGCAGCAAGTGGATCCGGGTGGCGATGGCCGTGTTGGCCACGATCGGTGCCATCGATACGGGTTCGATCACCCTCAAGAAGTGGGGTGTGCTGGCGTCGCTGAGCTGCAACAGCCAGGGATTCTTTGGCTGCAACGGTTGCGAGAAGGTGCTCTCCAGCGACTGGGGCAGCCTGCTGGGTCAGCCCCTCTCGCTGTTTGGCTTTCTGGCCTATGCCGCCATGCTGCTGATGGCGGTGGTGCCGCTGGTGCTGCAGGGCGAGGCCCGCCAGAACTTGGCGCAGCCCAGCTGGTGGGGTATGGCCCTGCTGGGCACCGGCATGACCGTGTTTAGTGCCGTTCTGATTGGTGTGATGGCTTTTGCCATCCGAGATTGCTGCCCCTTCTGCATTCTCTCGGCGCTCCTGAGCACGGCCCTGCTGGTGCTGAGCCTGTTGGGTGGCGATTGGGAGGACCGCGGCCAGCTGATCTTCCGCGGGCTGATTACCGCCCTGGTGGTGGGAGTGATCGGACTGGGCTGGGCGGCCTCGGTGGGCCAGCCGGCGGTGGAGACCGGCAAGGGTGTGCCGCCGCCGGTGCGCGCCGAGAGCACCGCCGCCACCATCGCTCTGGCGGAGCAGCTCACGGCCAAGGGGGCCAAGATGTACACGGCCTACTGGTGCCCCCACTGCCACGATCAGAAGGAACTGTTCGGCCGGGAAGCCACCGAAAAGCTCACCGTGATTGAGTGCGCCCCCGATGGCCGCAATAGCCAGAAGGAGCTCTGCGACGCCAAGAAGATCGAGGGTTATCCCACCTGGGAAATCAACGGATCCCTCGATTCCGGCGTGAAACCGTTGCTGAAGTTGGCTGAGCTGATCGGCTACAAGGGCCCGGCGCTCAACTGA
- a CDS encoding TIGR03279 family radical SAM protein: protein MWKEPSAGVPLVDAEQMRLPQPALVDAVEPESIGDELGIQPGDRLLSVNGVRPRDLIDLQFLVCAEDLTLEVQDPDGTVHVVELEKDADEGLGLAFSEALFDGLRQCNNHCPFCFIDQQPPGHRRSLYLKDDDYRLSFLYGSYLTLTNLTASDWQRIEEQRLSPLFVSVHATEPELRSRLLVNPRAALLMEQLAWFQERELQIHAQVVVCPGLNDGAALERTLTDLASFAAGEWPAVLSAAVVPVGLTRYRPEGDGLVPVDRACAQRVIAQVEPMQQRFQAELGSRFAWLSDEWYLMAGYPLPPRDNYEDLPQEGNGVGSIRAFLEAMDEATASLPAALPQPRRVSWVVGLLVAEALQPAVDRLNAVQGLELLLHGLPSPYWGQDQVVTGLLTGSDLLEGLAGRDLGQELLLPAVMLRQGEPVFLDDQRLEAVAAQLPVPVQLVGGAAEIVARCLGIAT from the coding sequence GTGTGGAAGGAACCCTCGGCCGGTGTTCCCCTGGTGGATGCCGAACAGATGCGGCTGCCCCAGCCGGCGTTGGTGGATGCGGTAGAGCCGGAATCCATCGGGGATGAGCTGGGCATTCAGCCCGGTGATCGGTTGCTGAGCGTGAACGGCGTACGCCCGCGCGATTTGATTGATCTGCAGTTTCTGGTCTGTGCTGAGGACCTCACCCTGGAGGTGCAGGACCCCGACGGCACGGTGCACGTGGTGGAGCTGGAGAAGGATGCCGACGAGGGATTGGGGTTGGCCTTCAGCGAGGCCCTCTTCGATGGCCTCAGGCAGTGCAACAACCATTGCCCGTTCTGCTTCATCGATCAGCAGCCCCCCGGCCACCGCCGCAGCCTCTATCTCAAAGACGACGACTACCGCCTGAGCTTTCTCTACGGCTCCTATCTCACCCTCACCAACCTCACCGCCAGCGATTGGCAGCGCATTGAAGAGCAACGTCTCTCGCCGTTGTTTGTCTCGGTGCATGCCACCGAGCCTGAGCTGCGCTCGCGCCTGCTGGTGAATCCCAGGGCTGCTCTGCTGATGGAGCAATTGGCTTGGTTCCAGGAACGGGAGTTGCAGATCCACGCCCAGGTGGTGGTGTGCCCCGGGCTCAACGATGGCGCAGCCCTGGAGCGCACCCTCACCGATCTAGCGAGCTTCGCCGCTGGTGAGTGGCCAGCGGTGCTGTCTGCGGCGGTGGTGCCCGTGGGCCTCACCCGCTACCGGCCCGAAGGTGATGGGCTGGTGCCGGTGGATCGCGCCTGCGCGCAGCGGGTGATCGCCCAGGTGGAGCCCATGCAGCAGCGCTTTCAAGCGGAGCTGGGTAGCCGCTTCGCCTGGCTCTCCGATGAGTGGTATCTGATGGCGGGTTATCCCCTGCCGCCGCGCGACAACTACGAAGACCTGCCCCAGGAGGGCAACGGGGTGGGCAGTATTCGTGCCTTCCTCGAGGCCATGGATGAGGCCACGGCCTCCTTGCCAGCCGCGTTGCCTCAGCCCAGGCGGGTGAGCTGGGTGGTGGGGCTGCTGGTGGCCGAAGCGCTCCAGCCAGCCGTGGATCGGCTCAATGCGGTCCAGGGGCTGGAGCTGCTGCTCCATGGTTTGCCGAGCCCCTACTGGGGGCAAGACCAGGTGGTCACCGGCCTGCTCACGGGTTCCGATCTCCTGGAGGGGCTTGCGGGCCGCGATCTCGGTCAGGAACTGCTGCTTCCTGCTGTGATGCTGCGGCAAGGGGAGCCGGTGTTTCTCGACGACCAACGCCTCGAGGCCGTTGCAGCCCAGTTGCCAGTGCCGGTGCAACTGGTGGGAGGGGCAGCTGAGATCGTGGCCCGTTGCCTGGGCATCGCCACCTGA
- the nadB gene encoding L-aspartate oxidase, giving the protein MVQLPSNWDVIVVGGGAAGLMAALELPAELRVLLLSKDHAPRSSSRWAQGGIAAVTNADDSFASHRDDTLKAGGGLCDPPAVELLVREAPACVERLLELGMDFDRHHGNLSTTLEAAHSHRRVLHAQDRTGGALVDALERRVLQRPGLVRLQGALALQLWIEANRCCGLQMLHAGRLRWLRAGAVVLATGGGGHLYANTTNPSQASGDGIAMAWQAGAAIRDLEFVQFHPTALMLPGAPHFLISEAVRGEGARLVDGHGGSPVSHLPQGDLAPRDAVSRALVQCMREQQLEHVWLDLRPVGQARLEQQFPTILGRCRELGLEPTSSPIPVAPAAHYWMGGVRTNATAATTVAGLYAVGEAASTGVHGANRLASNSLMECLVFARQLRQLECPPVAAPLQATLHTLSGLPVPTGEHFRQLERTLGEVRRLCWQVAGVERQGHALREGLHQIAGLREPIESDPWLRAAAALPQVQYCDLGTTASAWISRAHDLQQRLVVTQLLLEAALFRQESRGGHFRVDAPAAQPFWRRHTLQQRHQPIHTEAVAPLS; this is encoded by the coding sequence GTGGTTCAGCTGCCCTCCAACTGGGATGTGATCGTGGTGGGCGGCGGCGCCGCTGGGTTGATGGCGGCCCTGGAGCTTCCGGCGGAGCTGCGGGTGCTGCTGCTCAGCAAAGACCATGCCCCCCGCTCCTCCAGCCGCTGGGCCCAGGGGGGTATTGCGGCGGTCACCAATGCCGACGACAGCTTCGCGAGTCATCGCGATGACACCCTCAAAGCCGGGGGCGGTCTGTGTGATCCACCGGCGGTGGAACTGCTGGTAAGAGAGGCCCCTGCCTGCGTGGAGCGGTTGCTGGAACTGGGGATGGACTTCGATCGCCATCACGGCAACCTGAGCACCACATTGGAGGCGGCCCACAGCCACCGGCGCGTGCTGCATGCCCAGGACCGCACCGGCGGGGCCCTGGTAGACGCCCTGGAACGACGGGTGCTGCAGCGCCCTGGACTGGTGCGCCTGCAGGGGGCCCTGGCCCTGCAGCTCTGGATCGAGGCAAACCGCTGCTGCGGCCTGCAGATGCTGCATGCGGGCAGGCTGCGCTGGTTGCGAGCCGGAGCCGTGGTGCTGGCCACCGGTGGCGGTGGCCACCTCTACGCCAACACCACTAACCCATCCCAGGCCAGCGGAGACGGCATTGCCATGGCCTGGCAGGCCGGAGCGGCGATCCGCGATCTGGAATTTGTGCAGTTCCACCCAACGGCGCTGATGCTGCCGGGGGCACCGCACTTCCTGATCTCCGAAGCGGTGCGGGGAGAGGGGGCACGGCTGGTGGATGGCCATGGAGGCAGTCCGGTGAGCCATCTCCCCCAGGGCGACCTGGCCCCGAGGGATGCGGTGAGCCGCGCCCTGGTGCAGTGCATGCGCGAGCAACAACTCGAGCATGTGTGGCTGGATCTACGCCCGGTGGGTCAGGCCCGACTGGAGCAGCAATTCCCCACGATCCTCGGGCGCTGCCGGGAATTGGGGCTGGAACCCACCAGCAGCCCCATTCCCGTGGCTCCGGCTGCCCACTACTGGATGGGCGGGGTTCGCACCAACGCCACCGCCGCCACCACCGTGGCCGGGCTCTACGCCGTGGGCGAAGCCGCCAGCACAGGCGTGCATGGTGCCAATCGCCTGGCCAGCAATTCCTTGATGGAGTGTCTGGTGTTTGCCCGTCAGCTGCGACAACTGGAGTGTCCGCCGGTGGCAGCACCCCTGCAAGCCACGCTGCACACCCTCAGCGGCTTACCGGTGCCGACCGGCGAACACTTCCGGCAACTGGAGCGCACCCTCGGCGAGGTGCGCCGCCTCTGCTGGCAGGTAGCGGGCGTGGAACGCCAGGGCCATGCCTTGCGAGAGGGCCTGCATCAGATCGCAGGTCTGCGTGAGCCGATCGAAAGCGACCCTTGGCTGCGGGCCGCAGCGGCTTTGCCGCAAGTCCAATACTGCGATCTGGGCACCACAGCCAGCGCCTGGATCAGCCGCGCCCACGACCTGCAGCAACGGCTGGTGGTGACGCAACTGCTCTTGGAGGCGGCCCTGTTTCGGCAAGAGAGCCGGGGTGGTCATTTCCGCGTCGATGCCCCGGCAGCTCAGCCCTTTTGGCGGCGCCACACGCTGCAGCAGCGCCACCAGCCGATTCACACCGAGGCCGTGGCCCCACTCAGTTGA
- a CDS encoding DUF3120 domain-containing protein, translating to MIGVPPNLTVAAMPPSTRVASSRATGGVGLGISLAGALLVALPVFLQAPWVRLAPFSAALFTAPLLLAGLVLADHANPNLSRAGTLLVGFSGSWLGGCLFWGWCRLHPLWHLPIEAFALPLALGGLNTRWRLAASFYLASLLGTACTDGVMAITGVMRHWTEVLLAPTHQAPLQLQAAALEVMQPMPLAVTLLAGTLLLGLCRRFWQHPDPAWRLAASAIATTLAVDGLFLAAALWAPQLSGLI from the coding sequence GTGATCGGGGTACCGCCCAACCTCACGGTGGCCGCGATGCCCCCCAGCACCCGTGTGGCATCCAGCCGCGCCACGGGTGGCGTTGGGCTCGGAATCAGCCTGGCAGGAGCTCTGCTGGTGGCCCTGCCGGTGTTCCTGCAGGCTCCGTGGGTGCGTTTGGCCCCTTTCAGCGCCGCCCTGTTCACCGCTCCCCTTCTGCTGGCTGGCCTGGTGCTGGCGGACCACGCCAATCCCAACCTGAGCCGAGCCGGCACCCTCTTGGTGGGATTCAGCGGCAGCTGGCTGGGGGGCTGCCTCTTCTGGGGCTGGTGCCGCCTGCATCCGCTCTGGCACCTACCGATCGAAGCCTTTGCCTTGCCCTTGGCCCTCGGAGGGCTGAACACGCGCTGGCGCCTGGCCGCCAGCTTCTATCTGGCCTCTCTGCTGGGCACCGCTTGCACCGATGGAGTCATGGCCATCACTGGGGTGATGCGTCACTGGACCGAAGTGCTTCTTGCCCCCACCCATCAGGCTCCGCTCCAACTGCAGGCTGCCGCCCTGGAGGTGATGCAGCCCATGCCGCTGGCCGTCACGCTGCTGGCCGGAACCCTGCTGCTTGGCCTATGCCGACGCTTTTGGCAGCATCCAGATCCCGCCTGGCGACTGGCCGCCTCCGCCATCGCCACCACCCTGGCCGTGGATGGACTGTTTCTGGCCGCCGCCCTCTGGGCACCACAGCTCAGCGGCCTGATCTGA
- the rimO gene encoding 30S ribosomal protein S12 methylthiotransferase RimO encodes MSQTSTKPTVAFAHLGCEKNRVDTEHMLGLLAQAGYGVSADESDANVVVVNTCSFIQDAREESVRTLVELAEQGKELIIAGCLAQHFQDELLESLPEAKAIVGTGDYQHIVSVLERVEAGERVKQVSANPTFVADEHLPRYRTTSEAVAYLKVAEGCDYRCAFCIIPHLRGDQRSRTIESIVAEAQQLAAQGVKELVLISQITTNYGLDLAGKPQLAELLRALGEVEIPWIRVHYAYPTGLTEAVLEAYREVPNVLPYLDLPLQHSHPEVLRAMNRPWQADVTGGVLRRIREQLPDAVLRTTFIVGYPGETEEHFQHLLDFVAEQRFDHVGVFTFSPEEGTPAAELPDQVPAEVAAERKDRLMALQQPIAAERNAAWVGRIVDVLIEQENPGTGEMIGRCARFAPEVDGEVRVMPGEGGLCAAPGTMVPVRITAADTYDLIGEVVGARAMVSDALAARQADS; translated from the coding sequence ATGAGCCAAACCAGCACCAAACCCACCGTGGCGTTTGCCCATCTGGGCTGCGAGAAAAACCGGGTGGATACCGAGCACATGCTCGGACTGTTGGCCCAGGCGGGCTATGGCGTGAGCGCCGATGAAAGCGACGCCAACGTGGTGGTGGTGAACACCTGCAGCTTCATCCAGGACGCCCGCGAGGAATCGGTGCGCACCTTGGTGGAACTGGCGGAGCAGGGCAAGGAGCTGATCATTGCGGGCTGCCTGGCCCAACACTTCCAGGACGAACTACTCGAAAGCCTTCCGGAAGCCAAGGCGATCGTGGGCACCGGCGATTACCAGCACATCGTGAGCGTGCTGGAGCGCGTGGAAGCCGGCGAACGGGTGAAGCAGGTGAGCGCCAACCCCACCTTCGTGGCTGATGAGCACCTGCCCCGCTACCGCACCACCAGCGAGGCGGTGGCCTACCTCAAGGTGGCCGAGGGCTGCGACTACCGCTGCGCCTTCTGCATCATTCCCCACCTGCGCGGCGACCAGCGCTCCCGCACGATTGAGAGCATCGTGGCCGAAGCCCAACAGCTGGCAGCCCAGGGGGTGAAGGAGCTGGTGCTGATCAGCCAGATCACCACCAACTACGGCCTCGACCTGGCTGGAAAGCCACAACTGGCCGAACTGCTTCGGGCCCTGGGCGAGGTGGAGATCCCCTGGATCCGCGTGCACTACGCCTATCCCACCGGCTTAACCGAAGCGGTGCTCGAGGCTTACCGCGAGGTGCCCAATGTGCTGCCTTACCTGGATCTGCCGCTGCAGCACAGCCATCCCGAGGTGCTGCGCGCGATGAATCGCCCCTGGCAGGCGGATGTAACCGGAGGGGTGCTGCGCCGCATCCGCGAGCAGCTGCCCGATGCGGTGCTGCGCACCACCTTCATCGTGGGCTATCCGGGCGAAACCGAAGAACACTTCCAGCATCTGCTCGATTTCGTGGCGGAGCAGCGCTTTGACCACGTGGGTGTGTTCACCTTCTCCCCCGAAGAGGGCACTCCCGCCGCCGAACTGCCGGATCAGGTGCCGGCCGAGGTGGCCGCCGAGCGCAAAGACAGGCTGATGGCCCTCCAACAGCCGATCGCCGCTGAGCGCAACGCCGCCTGGGTGGGCCGGATCGTGGATGTGCTGATCGAGCAGGAAAACCCAGGCACCGGCGAGATGATCGGCCGTTGCGCCCGCTTCGCACCTGAAGTGGATGGGGAAGTGCGGGTGATGCCCGGCGAAGGCGGCCTTTGCGCCGCCCCGGGCACGATGGTGCCGGTGCGCATCACCGCCGCCGACACCTACGACCTGATCGGTGAAGTGGTGGGAGCCCGGGCGATGGTGAGCGACGCGCTCGCGGCCCGTCAGGCGGACTCTTGA